The genomic segment AAGACCGGATCGGAGATCAGACCCTCGGCGCGGACGGCTTTTACGGTGTCGATGGGGATGGTGAACCGGCGGAACCGGTCGGTGAGCGTGGCCGTCGGGGCTCCGATCTCCAGGACGAAGAGCAGGTCGTAGGAGCAGTTCTCCTTGAAAAAGAAATAGTCCGAGTAGAGCCCCTGCAGTTCCAGGACGTGCAGGACCATCCGCTGTACCTCTTCTTCGGTCAGGTTCAGCCGGTACTCCCAGAGGTCCCTCTGGTCCATGTTGCCGTATTCCTTCACCTTGTCGTAGTACGGGAGGATGGAAAAGTAGCCCGGGTAGAGCCCGAAGATCCCCTTTACCGCGTAGACCAGTCCGTTGTCCCTCCGGTCGATCTGGGCCGCGTAGTTTACGGCGTACGACAGGAGAGGGCTTTCGTAGGAAGAGTCGAATCGAAGGAACGTGTGGCCGAACATGGAGGCGGGGGCGTTCATGTGCCCCGAGGCGAAGATGAGGCTTGCGGATTTTGCATCGATCCTCTGGCGTTGTTCCTCGAGGGTCGGGCAGGAGACCTCCGGAAGCTTCGTGAGGTCGACCGTAAGCCGCCGGATCAGCCAGTCGTACCGGGCGGGGAACCGGCATCTCGGGATGGTCTGCTCCTCCTCGCCGTCTGCGAAGAGCCCGTCGATGGCGGCATCGAGCTCCGCAGACGGGTCGTGCTTGCCGTCCGGGGAAAGGAAGAACTTCCGGTCATCGACGAGGCTTTCCGTGCCGAACAGTCCGCGCTTGTAATGCAGGAGGACGTGCCAGTACCGGTCGTCCGGGAGGCGAAGCCTTGTCGCCGATTCCTTCAGCTCGTCGCGGTACGGTGTCGTCTCCGCCGCTCCCTGCAGGGGAGGGAACAAGAGAAGAAAAAAAAGAGGGTATGCGAGTTTGCGCAGCATACCCTCTTATAGCATTCTCCCGCGGAAGGGGGCTCCTCCCGCCTGTTGCCCGTTAGGAAGAAAGCTGAACGATCGTATCGACCACCTGCGCGTACTCCACGTTCTCCCGGGGGAAGATTTCCGCGAAGTGGGTCTGCAGGTTGCGGTAGAACGCTTCCCGTTTCTCCGGCGCGACCTGCATCAGCTCCGCGAGGGTCTGAACGGACTCGCCCCGCCCCTGGGCGATGTCCTTCGCCAGGGTGTCGAGGTTCGCGTAGACGAACTCGTTGAGCCGCTCGTTCTGGACGAATTTCTTGGGCTGGGTACACTCCGACGTGCCGGAGGTGATGCCGAAGGTCTGGGCTCCCGATGTGCCGTTCGTCGTCGCCTGGAAGGCCTGGAGCAGGCTGGAGTCGTTGGCGCTGCCCTCGAAGAGCATCGTCCCGAGGCCGCAACCGGTGTTGGTGCGGGCCACTCCCATTTCCGCCGCGAACGAGGTGGTGGCGAAGATCAGGGTTAATGCGACTATTCCGAGCATCCGCTTCATCTTAGGTCCTCCCTTTTGCCGCATAGTGGAAAATCGAGGTCATGATAACTGAAATGCCCAGGGAAAAGGAAAGTTTCAGAAAAGGAGGTGATGGACCCGGGAAACGAGTCCCCCGATTGCCGTTCCCCCGGTTCCGTCTCCCCGCTTTTCTGCCTCCGAAGGACGGAGTCGAGGTACGAAAGGAGCCGTTTCCGCAGGTTCCCGTCGGACAGCGCCTGGATATGCCCCGCCCCGGGGGCGATCCACAGCTGCTTCGGCTCTTCGGCGAGGCGGTAGAGCCGTTCCCCGTGCCGGACGGGAACGACTTTGTCCGCTTCTCCGTGGAGGATGAGGACGGGTACGGGACGGATGCGCCCGATCCAGCGGCAGGGGCTGTATCGGTCCGTAACGAGAAGGGAGAGGGGGGTCTGGAACGGCCACAGGAGGACCACTTCGGCGATCTTTTCCCGCGCGATTCGTCGGTATCCGGAAAACGCGCTGTCGATGATCAGCGCCCGGATCCGGTCCCGGTGCGGGGAGTTGGCGACGGCGTACACGGCGACGGCCCCGCCCAGGGATTGCCCGAAGACCACGATGCGGTCCTTGTCGACCCCCTCCGTCCGGAACAACCGGTCGATCGCCGCCAGGGCGTCCACGTGGATCCCCTCCATCTCCGGCGTTCCCTCGGACCTCCCGTATCCCCGGTAGTCGATGAGGAAGACCTGATACCCCTCCATGGCGAGCCAGAGGACGGCGCCCACGTGGGTGCTGATGTTTTCCGCGTTCCCGTGAAAGAAAAGGATGGTCCCGCGCGGCTCGTCGTTCGGCCGGAGGAACCATCCGTGGAGCCGCACGCCGTCGGGCGCCTCGAAAAACACGTCTTCGTGGAAGACGCGGTCGAGGTGCGGGTTCGCCATGAAGCTCCGCTGCGGATAAAAGAAGTAGGAATCGCACGCCGGAAGGATCGCCAGGAAGGTGGCGAGGAGAAGGAGCACAAAACGCGGCAGGAAACGTAATCTCATGTCGCTACCCCAGCTTGATGCACACGACCCCCATGGCGATGAGCGCTGCGCCGATGAGCCGGATGCGCCCGAAGCGTTCCTGGAAAAGGAGGATCCCCCCCACGACGCCTACGATGGCGCTTACCTGACGGACGGAGACCGCGTAGGACACCTTCGCCATCTGGAGGCCGACCCGGTACGTCGTGAACGAGAGGAAGAGGATGAACCCGGCCGCGATCCCGCGCGGCCAGTGGGCCCGGATCTCCTCGAGGAACTTGTTCCGTGAGTTCGCCAGCAGGGCGTTGGACAGAAGGAAGAGGAAGAGGGCGATGTCCAGGTAATAGGTGTAGACGAAGACGTCCGCAACCGTCACCCCCCGCTTGTCCACGATCGCCCCCACGGAGTAGAAGACCCCCGCCACGATTGCCAGCAGAACGCCGGGAAGGCGGATGTTCCGCAGCGGGAAGGAGAAGCCCGCCCAGGAGAGTTCCCGCATCTGGAGGATGTAGGCTCCCAGGAACACGACGAGGATCCCGGCCATCCCGAGGAGGGAGAGCCGCTCGTCCAGGAAGAGGTACGCCCACAGGGGGATGTAGAGCGGTCCCGTCGTGGTGAGGGGATAGGCGAGCGACACGTCCGCCCGCTCGTACGAGGCGGTCAGGCAGGCGTGGTAGATCGCGAAGAAGAATCCCCCCGCGATCGCCAAAGGGAGGACCGGCCCGGAGGGCGGAGGGATCGCCCCGTACCTAAGGAGCCAGTACGCCGAGAAGATCGCGACCGCGCAGGCGTGCATGAAGACGTTGAAGGGGAGCTTGTGCCGCGTCGTCTTCAGGATCAGGTTCCACCCGGCGTGCGTCGCCGCGGATAGGAGGATGAGGAGCAGCGCGGAGGTGGGCATCCCGCCTACATTACGGTCCCCGGTTCTTTTTCGCAACCGGTGTCGATCGAACCGGGAAGAACGCGCGGATCGCCGGTTGACGTGGATCAAAGCCGCGGGTTCCCCATGCGCCCTATAATGGAAGCGGATCAAGGGGAGGTGCCGAATGGAACCGGTTCGCGTCGTGCTTACCGCCGTCCACGTGCTGGCCGCCATCGCGTGGCTGGGCGGGATGATCTTCCACATCGCGGTTCTCGACCCGGTCTTCCGGAAGAACGAGGTGAGTGTCCAGAGCGCGTTCCTTCTCGCGCTCATGGAGCAGCGGTTCCGGAAGCTGGTCGGGACGTCGATCGTCCTGCTCGCCGGGAGCGGGTTCGCGAAGGCGTATCTCCTGCTGGGGTCGTTCTCCGGGCTGTGGACGACGACGGCCGGCCGGTACATCCTGCTGAAGATCGGGCTCACCGGGGCGATGCTCGTCATCTTCGCGGTCTGCCCGAAGACGAAATCGTGCTCTCCGATCCCCGGGGTGTGCGACATCGCCTCCGAGGCGCTTCTCTCGGGAGGGAAGGAAGGGACGATCCGCGAGCGCTCGAAGGGGTTCCTCCCGAAGATCGCGCTTGCGCTGGGAGTCGCCGCCATGGTGACCGCGGTCTGGCTGCGCGGGTAGTCCCGACGGCGTTCCCCTCCGCGCCACGACGCGCCGCCGCCGTGCCGGAGGCGGACCGTTTTCTCCCGCCGTTTCCCTCCTGCCGGCGGTATAATTTCCCCATGCGCTTCCCGCGCGTCGCCCGGAGCATCCTTCTGGTTCTTGCGGGGGCCGTCGTCCTGTGGGCTGCGGGGACCGGAGTCTCCCTCGTCTTTCTCCCGTCGGTCAAGCCGCTCGCCGACCCGCGCGCCTCCTTCGACGTCACGGTGAGGGACTGGCGCGGAAAGGAGCACCCCTTCCAGGTCGGTCCCGGGAACCGTTACTGGACGCCGATCTCCGCCGTCCCCTCCTCTCTCAAGAAGGCGGTGATCGCCGCCGAGGACGCCAACTTCTACACCCACGAGGGAGTCGATTACGAAGCGATCAAGGAGGCGATCCGGACCGACATCCAGAAGGGGCGGTTCGTCCGGGGGGGGAGCACGATCACCCAGCAGTTGGCCAAAAACCTCTTCCTGTCGAGGGAGAAGTCCATCTCCCGGAAGATCAAGGAGTACATCCTTGCCCGCCGCATCGACGACCGGTTGAGCAAGTCCCGGATCCTCGAGCTCTACCTCAATGTCGTGGAGCTGGGTCCGATGGTCTACGGCGTGGGGCACGCCTCGCGTTATTACTTCGGGAAACCGCCCTCCGGCCTCACCGTTCGGGAAAGCGCCTTCCTCGCGTCGATGCTGCCCGGCCCGAAGGTGTACGATCCGTACCGGAACCTGGGACGCGTCGTGCGCCGTTCCGACCGGATCCTGCGCCGGATGGCCGCCGCGCACATGATCACCGAGGAGGAGTACAAGACCGCCCTGGCGGAGGAGCCGAACATCGAGGGATTGTCCCGCAAGGTGGAAAGCACAATCGCGTCCCCGCCGCCGGAGGAGACCGGGGAACTTCCGGTTCCCGGAAGCGGTCCCGGGCCGGAGCCTCCTGCCCCGGGGACCAGTTCCCCGCAGAACGGAAACGGTGCGGGGTCCGAGCCGTCGCCTGTCCCCCCCTCAGGCGAGAGCCGTTAGGGGCGTATCGATAGCGGAGCGGCGCGCCGGATCCAGCGCGCCGATTTCCACGCTGCTCTGTCCGAGGGAGAACCCCGGTAGGGGGGGCGGGGGGCAGGGGAGACCTAACCGCGCTCCTTCGCTTTCCCGAGCGCCCGGCCGATATCCGCGACGAGATCGTCGGGGTTCTCGATCCCGACGGAGAGGCGCACCAACGAGGGGGTAAGCCCCACCGCGGCCTGTTCCTCGAGGGGGATGTCGGCGTGGGTCATCGTGGAAGGGTGGGTGATGAGGGACTCCACGCCCCCGAGGCTTTCGGCCAGCAGGACGGTTTTCAGGGCGTTTACGAAGGGCGGGACCGCCGATTCCCTCGCCAGCTCGAAGGAGATGATCGAGCCGGGGCCGTCCGCCTGCGAGAAATGCAAGTCTCGCCGTGCATGGCCGGGCAGTCCCGGATAGAAGACCTTGCGGACGAACGGGTGGGCCGCGAGATAGGCCGCGATGACTTCCGCGCTCTGCTGGGCCCGGGCCACCCGGACGGCAAGCGTCTTGATCCCCCGGAGCAGGAGCCAGGAGTCGAAGGGGGAGAGGACCGCGCCGACCGCCTTCTGGGCGAAGTGCATCTTCTCGCCGAGGCCCGGGTCGGTGGTAATCACCGCCCCCCCGATCAGGTCGTTGTGTCCGCCGAGGAACTTGGTGGCGCTGTGGACCACCACGTCGGCCCCGAGCGCGAGGGGCCTCTGCAGAAGCGGCGACATGAACGTGTTGTCGACGACGGAGAGGATCCCCTTGTTCCGGGCGATCCGGGCGACCTCCCGGATGTCCGCGATCTTCATGAGCGGGTTGGTGGGCGTCTCGACGAAGACGGCCCTCGTCTTCTTTCCGATCCTTTTCGCCACCTGCCCGGGATTCCCCATGTCGACGTAGTCGAACGCCAGCCCGTAATGCTTGAGGATCCGCTCGAACAACCGGTAGGTGCCCCCGTACAGGTCGTCGGAGCACAGGATGTGATCGCCCGACCGGAAGAGCGTCGTCACCGCGGAGATGGCCGCCATCCCGGACGAGAAGGCGACCGCCTTCTTTCCCCCCTCGAGATCGGCGATCGCCTTTTCCGCCGCCTGCCGCGTCGGGTTTTCCGAGCGGGAGTAGTCGAAGCCGCGATGCTTGCCGAACGCCTCGTACCGGTAGATGGCCGTCGCGTAGATCGGGACGCTGATCGAGCCGAACGCGCGGTCGGCGCCCACTCCGGCCTGCGCGGCGACGGTTTCTATCGAACGTTTCCGCTTCAGGGGCGGGGTCTCCTTCGGGTCAGATGAAGTACGTGACGTTGCGCTGCCTGCGTTCCGCCGCCTCCTGCTCTTCCCTCGCGAGGTCGGCGAGCGTCCAGCGGTCGAGCACCGCCTGGATCGCCTCGGAAGTCTCCCGGACGAGCCGGGAGACCGCAGGAGACGAGTCCTCGTCGAGCGCCTTTCTCCCTTTTCTTTTTTGCGCCTTCGCCGGGGAGATCGGCCCTTCGACGGCCTCGATGATCTTGGAGGAGCGGATCGCTTCCGGACGCAGGGCGAGGAGATAGCCGCCCCCGACCCCGCGCCTGCTCACGACGATGCCCGCGTTCTTCAATTCCAGAAGGATCAGCTCCAGGAATTTCTTCGGGATCCCGTTCCTCACCGCCAGTTCCTTGATCTGGAACGTGGTCCCCTCCGGATGGCGAGCCGCGTAAATAAGCGCCCGGAGAGCGTATTCCGTTTTTTTCGACAGCCGCATCCTTCCTCCGGGCATTTATTCTACCTATCCGATTGTATATATAGGGATTATTTCCGTCAAGAGATCCGTTTCACAGAGATCCGTTTCACGGCCCTTCTCTTTTTACGGCTTAGTACTCCGCTTCATAAATACGGTATCGTATCGGGCCGATGCCCTAAGGCGTTTCCCCTCCCGGTGCCCGGGGCTCGCGGGCGGCTTCCTCTCCGCTACGCTCGCGACCTGCGACCGCTCGCTGCCATTCCGCTCGACGCAATTTCTGCCTCGCTCCATAGGCCGCTCCGAGGAACCCCCCGCTGCGCCTGGGCACCGGGAGGCACGCACGAATACGTTGCCGTATTTGTGAAATGGAGCACTTAGTCGCGTGGAACCGTCGCCGGGTCCGCGGCGGATGTGGTAGGCTGAGGCGGACATGAGCAGCCAAGAACTCCTGCCGGAAGACGCCGTTATGTGGAACCGCCCTGAAGATCCGGAGGGATTCCACACGGCGATGGTGCATCTCTACCGGGGGGAGATGAACAGGATGACCGTGTGGAGGACCCGGTTGGATACGACGAGCAATTGGGCGATACTTCTGAGCACAGGGATGACGACGTTCACCTTGGGATCGCCGGGCATACCGCATTTCATCTTGCTGCTCGGTCTTGCCCTCATCGGCATCTGCCTCTTCATCGAGGCCCGGCGGTTCCGCCACCTGCTCCAATCCAAGTGGCGGGTTCATGTGCTGGAAGCGCACTACTTCGGTGGGCGGCTGTGCCCACCCTCGTCCGAGGAGAAGTCCTCCTGGAGAGAGGAGCTTGCGTGGGACTTGGAGCGGCCGCGTTTCACGGTCGGGACGTTCATGGCGCTGCGGATGCGCCTGCGGAGCAACTACCTGCTCCTGGTCTACTTCGTGAGCGCCGTCTGGTTCACCAAGGTGTTCATCCACCCGCAGAGCGCCACCGACATCTTCGAGTTCCACGCGCGGCTGGCTGTCGGCGAGCTGTTCCCGAGCTGGTTCGTTGCCGCCACGGCTGTACTGTTCGTGCTGATCGCCACCGTCCTGGCCATCAAAACGCCCAGCGAGGAAACGGTCAGTCGGATGACCCTTCGGGAGCGGAGAAGATCCCCATAGGCGGCTCCGGATCCGGTTCATACACGGGGGCCATGGGCGCCGATCAGCCTCTTTGGCCGGCATGGGGAGGCCTTTCAGCGTCGATGGTTCTCCAGCCTTTTTCGAGCGCAAACGGCCAGGCGACGATCCCGCCGTCCAGGTAGCTTGCCTTCCCGAACCCGGCCCCCTTGAGGATCCGCATCGCCTCGTACCCCCGAAGGGACGTCTTGCAATACGCCACGACCTCCTTGTCCTTGAGCAATTCGCCGGCCCGTTCCCGCAGTTCCTCCAAGGGGATGTAG from the Candidatus Deferrimicrobiaceae bacterium genome contains:
- a CDS encoding Rrf2 family transcriptional regulator; the encoded protein is MRLSKKTEYALRALIYAARHPEGTTFQIKELAVRNGIPKKFLELILLELKNAGIVVSRRGVGGGYLLALRPEAIRSSKIIEAVEGPISPAKAQKRKGRKALDEDSSPAVSRLVRETSEAIQAVLDRWTLADLAREEQEAAERRQRNVTYFI
- the mtgA gene encoding monofunctional biosynthetic peptidoglycan transglycosylase translates to MRFPRVARSILLVLAGAVVLWAAGTGVSLVFLPSVKPLADPRASFDVTVRDWRGKEHPFQVGPGNRYWTPISAVPSSLKKAVIAAEDANFYTHEGVDYEAIKEAIRTDIQKGRFVRGGSTITQQLAKNLFLSREKSISRKIKEYILARRIDDRLSKSRILELYLNVVELGPMVYGVGHASRYYFGKPPSGLTVRESAFLASMLPGPKVYDPYRNLGRVVRRSDRILRRMAAAHMITEEEYKTALAEEPNIEGLSRKVESTIASPPPEETGELPVPGSGPGPEPPAPGTSSPQNGNGAGSEPSPVPPSGESR
- a CDS encoding alpha/beta hydrolase — its product is MRLRFLPRFVLLLLATFLAILPACDSYFFYPQRSFMANPHLDRVFHEDVFFEAPDGVRLHGWFLRPNDEPRGTILFFHGNAENISTHVGAVLWLAMEGYQVFLIDYRGYGRSEGTPEMEGIHVDALAAIDRLFRTEGVDKDRIVVFGQSLGGAVAVYAVANSPHRDRIRALIIDSAFSGYRRIAREKIAEVVLLWPFQTPLSLLVTDRYSPCRWIGRIRPVPVLILHGEADKVVPVRHGERLYRLAEEPKQLWIAPGAGHIQALSDGNLRKRLLSYLDSVLRRQKSGETEPGERQSGDSFPGSITSFSETFLFPGHFSYHDLDFPLCGKREDLR
- a CDS encoding PLP-dependent aspartate aminotransferase family protein; translation: MKRKRSIETVAAQAGVGADRAFGSISVPIYATAIYRYEAFGKHRGFDYSRSENPTRQAAEKAIADLEGGKKAVAFSSGMAAISAVTTLFRSGDHILCSDDLYGGTYRLFERILKHYGLAFDYVDMGNPGQVAKRIGKKTRAVFVETPTNPLMKIADIREVARIARNKGILSVVDNTFMSPLLQRPLALGADVVVHSATKFLGGHNDLIGGAVITTDPGLGEKMHFAQKAVGAVLSPFDSWLLLRGIKTLAVRVARAQQSAEVIAAYLAAHPFVRKVFYPGLPGHARRDLHFSQADGPGSIISFELARESAVPPFVNALKTVLLAESLGGVESLITHPSTMTHADIPLEEQAAVGLTPSLVRLSVGIENPDDLVADIGRALGKAKERG
- a CDS encoding EamA family transporter, yielding MPTSALLLILLSAATHAGWNLILKTTRHKLPFNVFMHACAVAIFSAYWLLRYGAIPPPSGPVLPLAIAGGFFFAIYHACLTASYERADVSLAYPLTTTGPLYIPLWAYLFLDERLSLLGMAGILVVFLGAYILQMRELSWAGFSFPLRNIRLPGVLLAIVAGVFYSVGAIVDKRGVTVADVFVYTYYLDIALFLFLLSNALLANSRNKFLEEIRAHWPRGIAAGFILFLSFTTYRVGLQMAKVSYAVSVRQVSAIVGVVGGILLFQERFGRIRLIGAALIAMGVVCIKLG
- a CDS encoding DUF2270 domain-containing protein, whose product is MSSQELLPEDAVMWNRPEDPEGFHTAMVHLYRGEMNRMTVWRTRLDTTSNWAILLSTGMTTFTLGSPGIPHFILLLGLALIGICLFIEARRFRHLLQSKWRVHVLEAHYFGGRLCPPSSEEKSSWREELAWDLERPRFTVGTFMALRMRLRSNYLLLVYFVSAVWFTKVFIHPQSATDIFEFHARLAVGELFPSWFVAATAVLFVLIATVLAIKTPSEETVSRMTLRERRRSP
- a CDS encoding DUF3015 family protein; this encodes MKRMLGIVALTLIFATTSFAAEMGVARTNTGCGLGTMLFEGSANDSSLLQAFQATTNGTSGAQTFGITSGTSECTQPKKFVQNERLNEFVYANLDTLAKDIAQGRGESVQTLAELMQVAPEKREAFYRNLQTHFAEIFPRENVEYAQVVDTIVQLSS
- a CDS encoding CopD family protein, which encodes MEPVRVVLTAVHVLAAIAWLGGMIFHIAVLDPVFRKNEVSVQSAFLLALMEQRFRKLVGTSIVLLAGSGFAKAYLLLGSFSGLWTTTAGRYILLKIGLTGAMLVIFAVCPKTKSCSPIPGVCDIASEALLSGGKEGTIRERSKGFLPKIALALGVAAMVTAVWLRG